CGCCGGATGGAACACGAACACCGGCACCGCATCCGAACCCTCGGACCGCGGACGCAACGTCCGCACCAGACCGTCGATCTTCAGACCGTCCTCGAGATGCTGACGCACCGTCTCCGCCAACTGCTCGACCGTCTCCGCGTCCAGCACGTCGTCCACGGTGATCTCGCCGCCGGCCCGCTCCGTCAACCGCGCCGCCATCTTCTCGGCGGTCTCGTCGTCGAGGATCGGCAGCGTCGCGAAGATGCTCTTCGCCGACTTGCCCGTCACCACGGCCCACGTCGCGAACGTCAGACGCTCGGCCGCATCACGCGGCGGCACGTCCACCTCGCCGGACTCGGCGGGAGCCTCGTCGACCGGCTCGGCGACGGGCGGAGCGGCGGCCGCGACGGTCTCCCCCGCGTCCTTCTCCGCCTGCTGCTGCGCGGCCATCGCCGCGATCTCCTCGCGGTTCTCGACCGCGTAGCGCAGGTACTTCGCGACGTCGTGCATGCTCGCGTCCTTCACCGCCGCCAGCTGCAGCTGCGGGATGTCGAACTCGTACTCGACGCGGTTCTTGATGCGGACCGCCATCAGCGAGTCCAGACCCAGCTCGACCAGCGGGATCTCGCCCGGCAGGTCCTCCGGCGCGTATCCCATCGACTCCGCGACGATGATCGTCAGCCGGTCCTCGAGGGTCTGCGAACTCTGCGGATCCCAGCGGTCACCGAAGCTCTCGGCGGGCTCGTCCGACACCTCGTCCGACACCGTCGGCTTCGCGGCGACGACGGCGACCACCGGCTCGGGCAGCGCCTCACCCGACGACACGACGGCGTCGAGCAGCAGCGCGAACGAGCCACCGGCCTTCCCGTGCACCTGCACGGACGCACCACCGAGGTGCGGGACCAGCGTTGTGGTGAGGGTTCCGGCCGACGGCACCTCGCCGTGCGCGACGGCACCGGTGAGCGCGACGTCCGCGAACAGCTGCGACGCGGCCGCGGTCGCGAGGGCGTTCAGATCGGTGACGGCGGACGCCTCCACCTCCCACGCGTGGCGGCCGTCCGGCAGCGCCACGTGCGCACCCGGGACCCGGGTGTTGCCCGACGACGACACTCGCGCGTCGATCCAGTGCCGCTTGCGCAGGAACGCGGTGCGCGGCAGTTCGGCGTAGGCGCCGGCGGGCAGCAGCGACGGCAGGTCGACGGCGTGGCCGTGGACGTACAGCTGCGCGAGCGCGGTCAGCACACCGAGCGGCTCGTCCTCCTTGCGCTTGAGCGTCTGGATCAGCTGCGTGTCGGCGACACCGGCGGCCCACGCGGTGGCCGCGACGGACATCAGCGTCACCGGGTTGGGCGCGAGCTCGACGAACGTGGTGTGTCCGGCGTCGACGGCGTGCTTCACGGCGTTGGTGAAGTACACGCTGTGCCGCAGGCCCTTGGTCCAGTACTCGACCGGGTGGATCGGCGCGTGCCCGGCCGGGTAGAACGCGTCCTGGTCGACCGACGAGTACTGACCGATCTTCAGCTTGTGCGGCTCGATGCCGGCCAGCTCGGCGGCGAGCTCGCCGAGCAGCGGGTCCACCTGCGACGTGTGGCTGGCGCCCTTGGTCTGCAGGACGCGGGCGAGCTTCTCCTCCGCCTCGGCGCGCGCGACGATCGCGTTCACCTCGGGCTCGGGACCGCCGATCACGGTGTGGGTGGGGGCCGCGTAGACGCACACCTCGAGGTGCGGGAAGTCCGGCAGCACCTGCTCGATCTCGGCGGCGCTGTACTCGACGAGGGCCATCAGGCGGATGTCGTCACCCTCGAGCAGGCCCTCGGCCTCGCCCATCAGGCGCGACCGCGAGCAGATGACGCGGACAGCGTCCTCGAGCGACAGGCCGCCCGAGACGTACGCGGCGGCGGCCTCACCCATCGAGTGCCCGACCAGCGCGGACGCGTCGGCGCCGTGGTGGCGCAGCGTCTTCGCGAGCGCGACCTGGATCGTGAAGATGCCGACCTGCGACGTCTCGACGTCGTAGTCGAGCGAGTCGTCGAGGAACTTCTCCCGCATGGAGTAGCCGGCCTCGTCCTCGATCAGCACGTCGACCTCGTCGACGGCCGCGCGGAACACCGAGTTCTCGATGTACAGCTGCTTGGCCATCTTGCGGTGCTGCGAGCCGTAACCCGAGAACACCCAGACCGGGCCCTTGGCGGCGGGCGCGTCCGCGGTCAGCACACCCGGGGCGGGCTTGCCGGCCGCGACGGCGCGCAGGCCGGTGACGGCCTCGGCGTGATTCTTCGCGATGACCACGGCCCGGGAACGGCCGTGGTTGCGCTTGGCGAGGGTGCGCGCGACGTCGGCGAGCGGCGTGCGGCTTCCCTCCTCGGTCTCGAACCAGTTGGCCAGGTCCTCGGCGGCGCGGCGACGGCGCGACGGCATCGACGCCGACACCGCCAGCAGGACCGCGGTCTCCGCGACCTCGACGGCGTCCGATGCTTCGTCGAGCCCGACGGACTCGGCAGCCTCGGCGAGCATCCGCTCGGCCTCGGCCTCGATCGTGGTGTTCTCGTTGTCGAGGTCGACCGGCTCCGTGACGACGTCGTCGGTCTTCGCGGGACCCGTGTACTCACGCACCACGACGTGCGCGTTGGTGCCGCCGAAGCCG
This genomic stretch from Prescottella soli harbors:
- the pks13 gene encoding polyketide synthase Pks13 (Pks13 is a key enzyme in mycolic acid biosynthesis.); its protein translation is MTVAQLREWLRNWIAEATGQPVSAISDDRPMEEFGLSSRDAVALSGEIEDLVGVTLSATIVYQNPTIASLATRIIEGEPDVPEDADDGAYYRGGFPAGQSHDIAIVGLSTRFPGCGQTPQEMWKLLIEGRDAVTELPDGRWTEFTADPYVAAAVEKAATKGGYLDDVQTFDAEFFAMSPLEVQNVDPQQRLALELTWEALEHAHIPANQLKGREVGVFLGSSANDYQLLAVSDPASAHPYALTGTSTAIVANRVSYFYDFRGPSIALDTACSSSLVAVHQAVRSLRSGESEIALAGGVNMLLAPPATLGFDEGGILTEDGKIKAFSSDASGIVRAEGGGIVVLKRLEDAERDGDSILAVIAGTAVNQDGRSNGLLAPNPDAQADCLRHAYHDAGIAPSGVDYIEAHGTGTILGDPIEADALGRVVGRGRDDDKPALLGSAKTNFGHLEAAAGAAGLIKVVLAMQEDVIPASLNYAGPNPYIQFDKAHLQVIPEATAWPRYTGTAVAGVSGFGFGGTNAHVVVREYTGPAKTDDVVTEPVDLDNENTTIEAEAERMLAEAAESVGLDEASDAVEVAETAVLLAVSASMPSRRRRAAEDLANWFETEEGSRTPLADVARTLAKRNHGRSRAVVIAKNHAEAVTGLRAVAAGKPAPGVLTADAPAAKGPVWVFSGYGSQHRKMAKQLYIENSVFRAAVDEVDVLIEDEAGYSMREKFLDDSLDYDVETSQVGIFTIQVALAKTLRHHGADASALVGHSMGEAAAAYVSGGLSLEDAVRVICSRSRLMGEAEGLLEGDDIRLMALVEYSAAEIEQVLPDFPHLEVCVYAAPTHTVIGGPEPEVNAIVARAEAEEKLARVLQTKGASHTSQVDPLLGELAAELAGIEPHKLKIGQYSSVDQDAFYPAGHAPIHPVEYWTKGLRHSVYFTNAVKHAVDAGHTTFVELAPNPVTLMSVAATAWAAGVADTQLIQTLKRKEDEPLGVLTALAQLYVHGHAVDLPSLLPAGAYAELPRTAFLRKRHWIDARVSSSGNTRVPGAHVALPDGRHAWEVEASAVTDLNALATAAASQLFADVALTGAVAHGEVPSAGTLTTTLVPHLGGASVQVHGKAGGSFALLLDAVVSSGEALPEPVVAVVAAKPTVSDEVSDEPAESFGDRWDPQSSQTLEDRLTIIVAESMGYAPEDLPGEIPLVELGLDSLMAVRIKNRVEYEFDIPQLQLAAVKDASMHDVAKYLRYAVENREEIAAMAAQQQAEKDAGETVAAAAPPVAEPVDEAPAESGEVDVPPRDAAERLTFATWAVVTGKSAKSIFATLPILDDETAEKMAARLTERAGGEITVDDVLDAETVEQLAETVRQHLEDGLKIDGLVRTLRPRSEGSDAVPVFVFHPAGGSTVAYEPLLKRLPAHTPMYGLERVEGPIDERAATYVPLLREIQGDGPYVLAGWSLGGVLAYAVARQLREQGADVRIVGLIDTVMAGEKVEDTPDEIRARWQRYAAFAKKTYGVDAPLPFDRLAEAGSDEEQIGILMDLLKLSGAKIPGGIIEHQRTSWLDNRAIQTADLQQYDGDVVLYMADKYHDDAINLEPSFGTRQPDGGWGEAAKKLEVVYIGGDHIQIVDEPYISKVGADLSNKLSEIEKRSN